The Candidatus Neomarinimicrobiota bacterium genome has a window encoding:
- a CDS encoding Na-K-Cl cotransporter, whose translation MNEKRKLGTFNGIFLPTYLTIIGVILYLRMGWVVGNAGIVGALIIVLLAKVVTITTGLSIASIVTNERIGSGGSYAIISKSLGLEVGGAIGVPLYMSQALGGALYITGFTEAWLSIFPDHNAKLVASLVLLFVFISSYISVKFVAKIYYIVFAVITLSLISFFAGGSHNGNIILWGSFEKASFWQVFALFFPAVTGIEAGAAMSGDVKDAKKSLPLGILSAIFITMIIYMVSAFFLGRNASEQELLNNYTIMLDIAKWKELVLAGIFSATLSSAMGSVVGAPRTLMTLGRDKIIPFPKFFSKKTKGGEPRNSLIFTVLFIEACLLLWDLNTIAPLLTMFFLITYGTINVAVTIEKLVKIPSFRPKFSAPLIFPLIGSIWSVIVMFLIDPVFAGIAFVLIIAFYIIQVKRGLVTPWGDVRVSLFNALAEWAAKAASRMPQHAKSWKPNMMVPIEDPATWKGMMEFIKDIVFPSGTLRLFSINIIEKTPESRIKTLISYFKKKEKIVIHDDELRESEKLEKDMEELIEPIKSQGIFTSYGIIESQHFLEGFSIITQTLKSMFFPPNMVFMTMSSDRSKDERLEQMIAICKRESLGICILSLHPKIGFGEKQKINVWMRTKSPNRNLSLLLAIQLQRNWEGIINIISVVKNLEERKLTEKIFARLLDYARMPSNTELLIYEGAFFEVLEKCDKGDINIFGMPREINCDFMHKVSETINSTCLFVIDSGQESVMV comes from the coding sequence ATGAACGAGAAAAGAAAGCTGGGTACATTCAATGGAATATTTTTACCTACCTATTTGACCATAATAGGCGTTATCCTCTATTTAAGAATGGGCTGGGTTGTCGGTAATGCAGGTATTGTCGGTGCATTGATTATAGTGCTTCTTGCCAAAGTAGTAACAATAACGACAGGGTTAAGCATTGCCTCAATAGTTACAAATGAGAGGATTGGTTCTGGAGGATCCTATGCAATAATTTCGAAATCTCTTGGATTAGAAGTAGGTGGAGCGATTGGAGTGCCACTTTATATGTCCCAAGCACTGGGTGGAGCACTGTATATCACAGGTTTTACCGAGGCTTGGTTATCAATTTTCCCTGATCACAATGCAAAACTTGTTGCATCTCTGGTTCTATTGTTTGTCTTTATATCAAGTTATATCAGTGTGAAATTTGTCGCAAAGATTTATTATATAGTATTTGCAGTAATTACACTATCTTTAATTTCATTTTTTGCAGGGGGATCGCATAATGGTAATATAATCCTCTGGGGTAGTTTTGAAAAAGCTTCATTTTGGCAAGTTTTCGCATTGTTTTTCCCTGCCGTAACAGGTATTGAGGCGGGCGCTGCAATGTCAGGTGATGTGAAAGATGCTAAGAAATCTCTACCGCTGGGAATATTATCAGCTATTTTTATTACTATGATTATATATATGGTATCGGCTTTTTTTCTTGGCAGGAATGCATCTGAACAGGAGTTACTTAATAATTATACGATTATGCTTGATATTGCGAAATGGAAGGAGCTGGTGCTGGCAGGAATATTTTCTGCTACACTTTCATCAGCGATGGGAAGTGTTGTGGGTGCTCCGAGAACACTGATGACACTTGGAAGAGATAAAATAATACCATTTCCAAAGTTTTTCTCAAAAAAGACAAAAGGGGGTGAACCAAGAAATTCTTTGATATTTACTGTTCTTTTTATTGAAGCCTGCCTTTTGCTATGGGATTTGAATACAATAGCACCCCTTTTGACTATGTTCTTTTTAATTACCTACGGTACTATAAACGTAGCTGTAACAATCGAAAAGCTTGTAAAAATCCCATCTTTTAGACCAAAATTTAGTGCGCCTTTGATTTTCCCACTTATTGGATCGATATGGAGTGTAATAGTGATGTTTTTGATTGATCCAGTTTTTGCTGGTATTGCTTTTGTGTTGATCATCGCTTTCTATATCATTCAGGTAAAAAGAGGACTCGTAACTCCATGGGGAGATGTGAGAGTAAGTCTGTTCAATGCTCTTGCTGAGTGGGCTGCTAAGGCAGCTTCGCGTATGCCTCAGCATGCAAAATCATGGAAACCCAATATGATGGTGCCTATAGAAGATCCTGCAACCTGGAAAGGTATGATGGAATTTATAAAAGATATTGTTTTCCCCAGTGGCACACTCAGGCTATTTTCAATAAATATTATAGAAAAGACCCCCGAAAGCCGGATTAAAACTCTAATTAGTTACTTTAAAAAGAAAGAAAAAATTGTGATACACGATGATGAATTGAGGGAAAGTGAAAAACTTGAAAAAGATATGGAAGAATTAATAGAGCCTATAAAAAGCCAGGGTATTTTTACTTCATACGGTATTATCGAAAGCCAACACTTCTTAGAGGGATTTTCTATAATTACACAGACTTTGAAAAGCATGTTTTTCCCACCCAATATGGTATTTATGACCATGAGTAGTGATAGATCAAAAGATGAGCGACTGGAGCAGATGATAGCAATATGTAAAAGAGAAAGCCTTGGAATTTGCATACTTTCATTACATCCAAAAATTGGATTTGGTGAAAAGCAGAAGATCAATGTCTGGATGAGGACAAAAAGTCCTAATCGTAATCTATCTCTGTTATTGGCAATTCAACTTCAGCGAAATTGGGAGGGAATAATAAATATTATCTCAGTGGTGAAAAATTTGGAAGAAAGAAAATTGACTGAAAAAATATTCGCCAGACTTCTTGATTACGCCCGAATGCCGTCCAATACAGAACTTCTAATTTATGAGGGAGCGTTTTTTGAGGTGTTAGAAAAATGCGACAAGGGGGATATAAATATTTTTGGTATGCCACGGGAGATTAACTGCGATTTTATGCATAAAGTATCTGAGACAATTAATTCTACTTGTTTATTTGTTATAGACTCTGGTCAGGAAAGCGTTATGGTTTAA